The Streptomyces bacillaris sequence CCGCCCGCGCCACCACCACATGACCCGACTCCAGCGGCTGGCGCAGCGCATCCAGGGCCTTGCCGGAGAATTCGGGTGCCTCGTCCAGAAAGAGGACCCCTCGGTGAGCGAGTGAGACCGCCCCCGGCCTCGGCATCCCGTTGCCCCCGCCCACCAGGGACTGCATCGTCGCGGAGTGGTGCGGGGCGCAGTAGGGCGCCCGGGAGACCAGTGGTTCGCCCGGGGGAAGGATGCCCGCCACGGAGTGGACCGCCGTCACTTCGAGGGACTCCTGCCGGGTCAGCGGCGGCAGGACCGCCGAGAGCCGCTCGGCCAGCATGGTCTTGCCCGCGCCCGGCGGGCCGGAGAGGAGCAGATGGTGTCCCCCGGCCGCCGCCACCTCCAGGGCCTTGCGGGGGCGCGGCTGGCCCGCCACGTCCGCCAGGTCGGGGGTGTGTCCCTCGCCGCGCACCGAGGCGGGGGCGAGACCGGCGCCGAGGCCGGTGCCCGGGACCATGAGTCCGGCGAGCAAGGCGTCGGGGCGCCCCCGGTCGTCGGCGAGCTCGTCGGGGACCGGCTCGTCGCAGAGGACGGCGATGAGCTGGCGCAGGCTCCGGACGCCGAGGACCGAGACGCCCGGCACCAGGGCGGCCTCCCCGGCCGTCTGCTCGGGGACGACGACCTGCTGGTATCCGGCCTCGGCCGCCGCGAGGACGGCGGGCAGCACCCCCCGTACGGGACGGACCCGGCCGTCGAGCCCCAGTTCCCCGATCATCACCACGTCCGCGATGGCGGCGGGGTCCAGCCGCTCCGCCGCCCCGAGGACGGCGCACGCGACGGCGAGGTCGAACCCCGAACCGCTCTTGGGGACCGAGGCCGGGGAGAGCCCGACCGTGAGCTTCTTCTGCGGCCACTCGGCTCCGGAGTTCGTCACCGCGGCCCGCACCCGGTCGCGGCTCTCGATCAGGCTCTTGTCGGGGAGCCCGACCAGCGTGAAGGCCGCCACCCCGGGCTCCAGGTCCGCCTGGACCTCCACCACCACGCCCTCGACGCCCACCAGCGCCACGGAACACGCCCGTGCGTACCCCATCAGGCCACCCCCCGTGCGTGCTCGGCCACCGGGGCACCGCGCCGGGGCACGATCACCCCGACCAGATCGATCCGGACCCCGCCGGGCGGTGGCCCGCCGTGCCGCTCCAGCCAGATCCCCGCGAGCCGCCGCAGCCGGTCCGCCTTGACCGGGGTGACCGCGGCCATGGGATGTTCGAACCGGCCCGATCTGCGGGTCTTCACCTCGCAGAGGACCAGTGCGTCGCCGTCCCGGGCGACGATGTCGACCTCTCCGGCGCGACAGCGCCAGTTGCGCTCGATCACGGTCATCCCGGCGTCGGTCAGCAGCCGTGCCGCCAGACCCTCGCCGTACCGCCCGAGTGCCCCCCGTGCGTTCATCTCTCCACCACCTCCGGGACCGACTCTGACCCGGCCGCCGGAAAGTTGTGGATCTTGGTGGACAACTCTGCCGATGTGGAAAACCCGGTCACCCACAGGGGTGACCGGGTCTCCGCGTCGTGTACGCGACGCACATAATCAGGGCCGCACATGGCCCGGACTGTGCATGGTCCGGGCCGCGCGTGGTCCGGACCGCGCGGGTCAGCCTCCCGGAAGTTCCAGATCGCTCTTGTTCAGCTCTTCGATGTTGACGTCCTTGAAGGTCAGCACGCGGACCTGTTTGACGAACCTCGCGGGCCGGTACATGTCCCAGACCCAGGCGTCCGCCATGGACACCTCGAAGAAGACCTCACCCTGGACGGAGTGCACCTGCATCTCGTAGTCGTTGGTGAGGTAGAAGCGCCGTTCGGTCTCGATCACATATTTGAACAGACCGACGACATCGCGGTACTCCCGGTAGAGCTTCAGCTCCATCTCGGTCTCGTACTTCTCGAGGTCCTCGGCGCTCATGGCATGTTTCCCCTTCAGCCGTGCGTCCCCCCATTGTGCGTCAGCTTCCGACGCCCCCGGACGATCAGACGATCTCGGCGGCGAGGACCAACGGAACACGCGGGGGACCCTCGTCGAGGAGCCTTCGCAGCAGCTCGGCGAGTCTGGTCGGGTACACCGTCTCACGCGCCGAGAGAAGTTCGGCGGAAGTCCACCACCTCAACCCGGCGACGCTGCGCAATTCCAGCTCGGTGAGGCCCTGCGGGGCGGTGGTGGTCTGCGCCGTACGGGCCAGGAAGTACCACTCGTCCTGGTCCCAGCGGCGCCCGTCGAACGGGAACGAGCAGGTCCGCTTCCAGAGCACCGGGCCCAGCTCGATGTCGGTGATCCCGGTCTCCTCGGCCAGCTCGCGGCGGGCCGCCTCCTCATGGGTCTCGTCGCCCTCCAGACCGCCGCCGGGCGTGAACCACCAGTCGTCGTCCGGATCGGCCGGCTCATGGCCGTGGAGCAGCAGGATGCGGTCGTCGGGGTCCAGGAGCACCACCCGGGCCACCCTGCGCGCCCCGGCGGTCACCGGGCGGCTCCGGCGGCCCGTCGGCGGGCCGAGCGGGCGGCCACGGGCCCGTACGCCGCTCCGCCGAGGATGAGCACCATGCCCACCACCACGGCCCCCAGCTGGAGCGGGAGCGGGCCGTCGGCGGAGATACCGCCGGGCAGCGCGGCGAAGGAGTCGGGGCGGCCGATCATGCCGTTCATCGGCCAGGCCACCGCGTCGACCCGGGCCTGGACGGCGCTCAGGGGTACGGAGCCCTGTCCCGGGTCGTCCAGGTGGACCCGGGAGTCCAGGGAGGTGGACCGCTCGTCGCCGAGCAGGAAGATCTGGCCCTCGGGCACCTCGGCGGAGAAGTCCTGCGGCGAGGCGGGCGCGGGCCTGCCGTCGGCGGTGCGGCCCCGGTCCAGATACGGCTCGTCGACGGGCGTCCCGCCGACGGTGAGCCGCCCCTTCTCGTCGCAGCAGGCCACCGTGTCCCCGCCGACGCCGACCACACGCTTCACCATCGGGGTGTCGCCCCAGACCCGGTCGGTGAAGACCACCACGTCACCGCGGCGGACGTCGGCGCCCGATATCCGCTCGGCGAGCACCCGGTCGCCGGCGTTCACCGTGGGGGACATGGAGTCGGTCGGGACGGCGTACGGCTTGTAGACCACCGCCGCCCAGAGAAAGCCGCCGAGGAAGAGCACGCAGCCGACGGCCACGGTCAGACCCGACACCATGGCGCCGGTCCGGCCGCGGCCGCCCCCGTCACGTTTCGTACCGCTCATCCCAGCGCTCCCCCATCGGAGATCGACAATCGCTGATCCGAGTCGGCACCCTACCCGGCGGTACGCCGGACGGTCAGCCTCCTGCGCCGCCACAGCACCAGGGGCACGGCTCCGGCCAGGCCCAGTGCGGCCGGGGCCATCGCGGCGGCCGCGTTCAGGCCGGGCTGGTCGAAGGTGTCGGGGACGGGCAGGGTCGCCCAGCGGCCCACGGGCCAGGCGACGACGATCGCGCGGCCGACGACCTCGTCGTTGGAGACGGTGCCCTGGCCGGGCAGCTCCTGGTGGTAGCGGGAGTCCAGGGAGTTCTGCCGGTGGTCGCCCATGACGAAGATCCGGCCCTCCTCGACCTTGATCGGGCCGAAGGGCTTGTCGTTGCACGGGGTGTTCCCCGGGAAGATGAACGACTTCTCGTCGAGCGCCTTGCCGTTGACCGTGACCGGCCCGTTCTCCTTGCACTCCACGGTGTCACCGCCGACCGCGATGACCCGCTTGATCAGGTCCTTCTCCTCCGAGGAGGGCATCAGACCGATGAAGCTGAGGAACTTCTGCGCCACGTTGGGCTCGGGGGTGGCGGTGTCCTCCAGCCAGCCGCCCGGGTCGTGGAAAACCACGACCTCGCCGCGCTCCGGCTCCGCGCCGAACCAGGGGGTCAGCTTGTCGACCAGCACCCGGTCGCCCCGCTGCAGCGTGTTCTGCATCGAGTCCGAGGGGATCGAGAACGCCTGGATCAGGAAGGTCTTGATCAAGAGCGCCAGGACCAGCGCGATGCCGATGAGCAGCGGCAGCTCCACCCAGAAGGAACGGTGCTTCTTGGGAGGCCTGCCCCCACCCCCCGGCGCCCCGCCGTCGTCGCCGGGCGTACCGCCCTCACCGCCCGGCGGGACCGCCTGGCCGCCTGCGGGAGAGTCGTCGTGCCCCGGCCGGTCCTCGGGCTCGTCGCGTCCGGATCGTGCGCCGACCGCCAAATCCCCCACATCCACTCCTCAATACGTGCCACTGCCCACGCCCCATCCGGCGCAGGCCCACCACTCCCATAACGAGCGGGAGTTCCGCAGGGGTCGGGAGCCGGACCATTCCGTCCTGATCCGGAGTGGCAACCCTATGCGACGGCCCCGGAACCGCGGCCTCCGATCCATGCGCGGAACTCGGCGCCGCAGCCTCCGGTCCCTGCGCGGACCCCGGCGCCGCGGCCTGCGATCCGCTCGCCCGCGCCACCGCCGCGAAGGCCTCGCGCTCCTCCAGGGTGGTCCAGTTGGCGAGCGGCCAGGCGATCACGACGGCCCGCCCCACCACCTCGTCCTCGGAGACCGTGCCCCGGTCCGGTTCGTCGAGGTGAAAGCGGGAGTCGGCGGAGTTGGAGCGGTGGTCACCCAGCATGAAGAGGCGCCCGGGCGGGACCTCCACCTCGAACTCCACGGTCGAGGGCCGGTCGTCCGGGTGCAGATAGGGCTCGGTGAGCGGTACGCCGTTGACGGTGACCCGGCCGTCCTCGCCGCAGCACTTCACGGTGTCGCCGCCGACCGCCACGACGCGTTTGATCAGGTCCTGCTCGTCGTCGGAGGGCAGCAGGCCGATGAACTTCAGCGCCTCGGTGACCTGCTTGACGCCGACCGGCGGGTCCTCCTTCTCCCCGGTGTCCTCCTGCTGGAGCCAGCCGCCGGGATCCTTGAAGACGACGACGTCCCCGCGCTGCGGCTTCGACCCGAACAACGGGGTCAGCTTGTCCACCAGGACCCGGTCGCCGATCTTGATGGTCTGCTCCATCGACCCGGACGGGATCACGAACGCCTGGACCAGGAAGGTCTTGAGGACCAGCGCGATCAGCAGCGCCATCACGATGAGCACCGGTATCTCCTTCACCGCGGACCTGCGGCGCTTGCGCCGGACCTTCTTGGCGAGCTTGCGGCGCTCGGCCCGGGTCGGCAGCGAGCGGGGCGCGGTGGGCCGGGTCCCGGTCGGCAGGGACGCGTCGGGGTCCGGGGCGCCGCGGGGGCGCCCGCGGTTACCCATGCGCTCCGCTGGGCTCCCGTACGCCGTCGAAGGCGCCGGTCCCCTCGATGCCGCCGATCCGGGCCGGCGGCCAGCCCAGCCAGTCCACCCGGCCGATCACCCGCTCGACGGGGACCATCCCGCCGCCGGGCGAGCCCAGGTGGTCGCGGGAGTCGCTGGAGCGGCTGCGGTGGTCGCCCAGCATCCAGAGCGTGGACCGGGGGACGACGATGTCGAACGGCGCCTTGGAGGCGGTGTCCCCGGGGTGGAGATACGTCTCGTCCACCGGTGTCCCGTTCACGGTGAGCCTCCCCCGCGTATCGCAGCAGACGACCCGGTCGCCGCCCACGCCCACCACGCGCTTCACGAAGTCGGTGTCGGCGGGTTCGGCCAGGCCCAGCGAGGCCGCCGCCCCGTGGGCCAGGGCGGCCAGCGGGTCGGCGTCCAGGCCCTCCCGTACGAAGGAGCCCGTACCGTCGAAGACCACGACGTCCCCGCGCTCGGGCTCGGCGCCGAACCGGTACGCGAGCTTGTTGACGAGCACCCGGTCCCCGACCCGCAGGGTGGGCTCCATCGAGCCGCTGGGGATCAGGAAGGGCTGGACCACGAAGGCGCTGAACAGCAGCAGCCCG is a genomic window containing:
- a CDS encoding YifB family Mg chelatase-like AAA ATPase, translated to MGYARACSVALVGVEGVVVEVQADLEPGVAAFTLVGLPDKSLIESRDRVRAAVTNSGAEWPQKKLTVGLSPASVPKSGSGFDLAVACAVLGAAERLDPAAIADVVMIGELGLDGRVRPVRGVLPAVLAAAEAGYQQVVVPEQTAGEAALVPGVSVLGVRSLRQLIAVLCDEPVPDELADDRGRPDALLAGLMVPGTGLGAGLAPASVRGEGHTPDLADVAGQPRPRKALEVAAAGGHHLLLSGPPGAGKTMLAERLSAVLPPLTRQESLEVTAVHSVAGILPPGEPLVSRAPYCAPHHSATMQSLVGGGNGMPRPGAVSLAHRGVLFLDEAPEFSGKALDALRQPLESGHVVVARAAGVVRLPARFLMLLAANPCPCGRHTLTGAGCECPPSVVRRYQARLSGPLLDRVDLRVEVEPVDRAALLKQGGRGEPTAVVAARVREARARAAERLAGTPWTTNSEVPGHELRTRLLAAPGALAAAERDLERGLLTARGLDRVLRVAWTVADLRGAPRPEARDVAVALELRTGIQRGAPMEAGAL
- a CDS encoding YraN family protein, which codes for MNARGALGRYGEGLAARLLTDAGMTVIERNWRCRAGEVDIVARDGDALVLCEVKTRRSGRFEHPMAAVTPVKADRLRRLAGIWLERHGGPPPGGVRIDLVGVIVPRRGAPVAEHARGVA
- a CDS encoding DUF2469 domain-containing protein; its protein translation is MSAEDLEKYETEMELKLYREYRDVVGLFKYVIETERRFYLTNDYEMQVHSVQGEVFFEVSMADAWVWDMYRPARFVKQVRVLTFKDVNIEELNKSDLELPGG
- a CDS encoding NUDIX hydrolase, encoding MTAGARRVARVVLLDPDDRILLLHGHEPADPDDDWWFTPGGGLEGDETHEEAARRELAEETGITDIELGPVLWKRTCSFPFDGRRWDQDEWYFLARTAQTTTAPQGLTELELRSVAGLRWWTSAELLSARETVYPTRLAELLRRLLDEGPPRVPLVLAAEIV
- the lepB gene encoding signal peptidase I → MSGTKRDGGGRGRTGAMVSGLTVAVGCVLFLGGFLWAAVVYKPYAVPTDSMSPTVNAGDRVLAERISGADVRRGDVVVFTDRVWGDTPMVKRVVGVGGDTVACCDEKGRLTVGGTPVDEPYLDRGRTADGRPAPASPQDFSAEVPEGQIFLLGDERSTSLDSRVHLDDPGQGSVPLSAVQARVDAVAWPMNGMIGRPDSFAALPGGISADGPLPLQLGAVVVGMVLILGGAAYGPVAARSARRRAAGAAR
- the lepB gene encoding signal peptidase I — encoded protein: MAVGARSGRDEPEDRPGHDDSPAGGQAVPPGGEGGTPGDDGGAPGGGGRPPKKHRSFWVELPLLIGIALVLALLIKTFLIQAFSIPSDSMQNTLQRGDRVLVDKLTPWFGAEPERGEVVVFHDPGGWLEDTATPEPNVAQKFLSFIGLMPSSEEKDLIKRVIAVGGDTVECKENGPVTVNGKALDEKSFIFPGNTPCNDKPFGPIKVEEGRIFVMGDHRQNSLDSRYHQELPGQGTVSNDEVVGRAIVVAWPVGRWATLPVPDTFDQPGLNAAAAMAPAALGLAGAVPLVLWRRRRLTVRRTAG
- the lepB gene encoding signal peptidase I produces the protein MGNRGRPRGAPDPDASLPTGTRPTAPRSLPTRAERRKLAKKVRRKRRRSAVKEIPVLIVMALLIALVLKTFLVQAFVIPSGSMEQTIKIGDRVLVDKLTPLFGSKPQRGDVVVFKDPGGWLQQEDTGEKEDPPVGVKQVTEALKFIGLLPSDDEQDLIKRVVAVGGDTVKCCGEDGRVTVNGVPLTEPYLHPDDRPSTVEFEVEVPPGRLFMLGDHRSNSADSRFHLDEPDRGTVSEDEVVGRAVVIAWPLANWTTLEEREAFAAVARASGSQAAAPGSAQGPEAAAPSSAHGSEAAVPGPSHRVATPDQDGMVRLPTPAELPLVMGVVGLRRMGRGQWHVLRSGCGGFGGRRTIRTRRARGPAGARRLSRRRPGGPAGR
- the lepB gene encoding signal peptidase I; the encoded protein is MDTQAEHSERDRSSEPRTGSEEGSRFSRLRGVSARVRPWRRRVLVVGVAGVAGLLLFSAFVVQPFLIPSGSMEPTLRVGDRVLVNKLAYRFGAEPERGDVVVFDGTGSFVREGLDADPLAALAHGAAASLGLAEPADTDFVKRVVGVGGDRVVCCDTRGRLTVNGTPVDETYLHPGDTASKAPFDIVVPRSTLWMLGDHRSRSSDSRDHLGSPGGGMVPVERVIGRVDWLGWPPARIGGIEGTGAFDGVREPSGAHG